A window of Komagataella phaffii GS115 chromosome 1, complete sequence contains these coding sequences:
- a CDS encoding Protein that stimulates strand exchange by stabilizing the binding of Rad51p to single-stranded DNA has product MDLYEQCPSSELLLNERFEPLLTVLTKAWILTSDIVISSPQDIHKRVSNLTGGKLTISLNELIVFRSLLMKELNSQIESNLVNLNTSMLQEQTLKLNDLSFTTGDELLDYYLRGEYDDNVVLPLGYLIEVTGGSSCGKSHFLMQFCLTVQLPIQLGGLGADLEAPESERTNECKAVYVSTEGYMETRRLSEMCDYYGNIMTTNGIADSDLYPSTSNVLQIQCSDLETQDHIIFVQLPALLEKESGKVKLICIDSISHHVRVEFENRSYQESMARNTYLYDLSRHLKRLAKQYEVCIVFSNQVSDKPITKLISNDRLALDYQLGWMSGWSNETILYRQNYQDDDGDADASFTSSSRKRDFSSMTEEDFADEEDDGTKEDTDTDERNFTLQDELSFTEQIKLDKHEYLFGNEVTKLKETKIPALGYLWNTLIDVRIVLFKNSRPIIDENLIDSMAFDLGLSDFKNIDQLKENRMMNEGNWATERWCRLCFSPFNGYSSDKVQRFEIWKGGIRGVVN; this is encoded by the coding sequence ATGGATCTGTATGAGCAATGTCCGAGCTCAGAACTTTTGTTGAACGAACGATTTGAGCCTTTGCTGACGGTGCTGACTAAGGCGTGGATACTTACTTCTGATATAGTCATTTCCTCCCCACAAGACATACACAAACGTGTCTCCAATTTGACAGGGGGAAAACTGACTATATCGCTGAATGAACTGATAGTATTTAGAAGTCTCTTGATGAAGGAATTGAACTCGCAAATTGAGTCCAACTTGGTGAACTTGAACACATCAATGCTCCAAGAGCAAACACTGAAGCTGAATGATTTATCTTTTACCACGGGAGATGAATTATTGGATTACTATCTACGGGGAGAGTATGACGATAACGTCGTTTTGCCCTTGGGTTATCTGATAGAAGTGACAGGAGGCAGTTCATGCGGCAAATCTCATTTCCTGATGCAATTTTGTCTTACAGTGCAGTTACCGATTCAACTTGGAGGCTTAGGGGCCGACCTAGAGGCGCCAGAGTCTGAACGAACTAACGAGTGCAAAGCTGTTTATGTTTCCACAGAGGGGTATATGGAAACTAGACGGTTAAGTGAAATGTGTGACTATTATGGAAATATCATGACAACCAATGGAATTGCTGATTCGGATCTGTATCCGTCAACCTCAAATGTCTTGCAAATTCAGTGTTCAGATTTAGAAACGCAAGACCACATTATTTTTGTACAGCTTCCAGCTTTACTAGAGAAAGAATCAGGAAAGGTGAAACTGATCTGCATAGATAGCATTTCGCATCATGTAAGAGTGGAATTCGAAAACCGATCATACCAAGAGTCAATGGCTCGGAATACTTATCTTTACGACTTGAGCAGACATTTGAAACGGCTGGCAAAACAGTATGAGGTTTGCATTGTTTTTAGCAACCAAGTCAGTGACAAGCCTATTACTAAACTCATTAGTAATGATCGACTTGCCCTAGATTATCAACTGGGCTGGATGAGCGGCTGGTCCAACGAAACTATCCTGTATAGACAAAACTATcaggatgatgatggagaCGCAGACGCTTCGTTCACGTCAAGTAGCagaaaaagagatttcTCAAGTATGACTGAAGAGGACTTTGCagatgaggaagatgacGGCACCAAAGAGGATACGGACACTGACGAGAGAAATTTCACTCTTCAAGATGAATTATCATTCACAGAACAGATCAAACTAGACAAGCATGAGTATCTATTTGGGAATGAAGTTACTAAATTAAAAGAGACCAAAATTCCTGCTCTTGGGTATTTATGGAATACATTAATTGATGTGCGCATTgtgttgttcaaaaacagCAGACCGataattgatgaaaatttAATCGATAGCATGGCTTTTGATTTAGGATTATCAGACTTTAAAAACATCGATCAGCTAAAAGAAAACCGAATGATGAATGAAGGGAATTGGGCAACAGAGAGATGGTGCAGACTTTGTTTCAGTCCATTCAACGGGTATTCAAGTGATAAggtccaaagatttgagaTCTGGAAAGGTGGTATAAGGGGGGTGGTTAACTAA
- a CDS encoding Negative regulator of RNA polymerase III: MKFIDEIDIELVNQALCFETPDYSVRGGCDLFTTKPVGSDKKLYKTIDKHLDDILQESLNWNMSHSPPTASRITDNVDFQTRFSRRASSSSIVKPTLKRKSFNHHQATTLSKSLENIDINESALYDEETPFGPITSTHSRKIFSYLIGILNASYPDHDFSSLTPDYFTAVDSANSMMNRFNSIVLSLGYKDQIDDGDKDINWIWETINSHMDIQDCSIYALEPKDGVLADLEPNTLWCLMWFIFNKKRKRVAFLHLKATIKNKYSPPMRRNSKVSTLDEVSGNFNLNDEEYDLTYDDDDPNQEDPDVFIEEDDDEDDNNTIVAEDLQVS, translated from the coding sequence ATGaagttcattgatgaaattgatataGAGCTGGTTAACCAGGCTCTCTGTTTTGAAACTCCTGACTATTCGGTTCGTGGCGGTTGCGATTTGTTCACGACGAAGCCTGTGGGGTCGGACAAGAAACTATATAAAACGATTGATAAGCATCTAGATGACATATTGCAGGAAAGCTTGAATTGGAACATGTCTCACTCTCCGCCCACAGCTTCCAGGATAACCGACAATGTTGATTTTCAGACGCGGTTTAGCCGGAGGGCCTCCTCATCTAGTATTGTGAAaccaactttgaaaagaaagtctTTCAACCACCACCAAGCAACTACATTGAGTAAGTCTTTGGAGAATATTGACATAAACGAAAGCGCGCTGTATGACGAGGAGACCCCATTTGGTCCCATAACTTCCACACATAGCAGAAAAATCTTTTCGTACCTAATAGGAATACTGAACGCGTCGTATCCCGACCATGACTTTAGTTCATTGACGCCGGACTACTTCACAGCAGTTGACTCTGCAAATTCCATGATGAACCGTTTCAACTCAATTGTATTGTCTTTGGGCTATAAGGATCAGATAGACGATGGTGATAAGGATATTAACTGGATTTGGGAGACTATCAATTCCCATATGGACATTCAAGACTGCTCCATTTACGCGTTGGAACCCAAGGATGGAGTTTTGGCTGACTTAGAGCCTAATACGCTATGGTGTTTAATGTGGTTCATCTTTAATAAGAAACGGAAACGGGTCGCGTTCCTGCATCTCAAGGCCACTATTAAGAACAAATACTCCCCTCCCATGCGAAGAAATTCCAAAGTAAGCACTCTAGACGAAGTTAGTGGGAACTTCAATCTAAACGATGAAGAATATGATCTCACTTACGACGATGACGATCCTAATCAAGAAGATCCTGATGTATTTattgaagaggatgatgatgaggatgacAACAACACTATTGTTGCGGAAGACCTGCAGGTTAGTTAA
- a CDS encoding Cytoplasmic inorganic pyrophosphatase (PPase) produces MSYSTRQIGAANTLENRVFIEKDGQVVSPFHDIPLYADESKKVLNMVVEVPRWTNAKLEISKEEKLNPILQDTKKGKLRFVRNCFPHHGYIHNYGAFPQTWEDPNVTHPETKAKGDNDPLDVCEIGEAVGYTGQVKQVKVLGVMALLDEGETDWKVIVIDINDPLAPKLNDIEDVEKHMPGLLRATNEWFRIYKIPDGKPENQFAFSGECKNKKYAEEVIQECREAWEKLIFGKTSPGEIDLTNTTLQSTPSFSPSATSAVPTASPAAPAKIDQSIDKWFYISGSA; encoded by the coding sequence ATGTCTTATTCCACTCGCCAGATCGGAGCTGCAAACACTCTAGAAAACAGAGTCTTTATCGAGAAAGACGGCCAAGTCGTATCTCCTTTCCACGACATCCCACTTTATGCTGACGAATCCAAGAAGGTTCTCAACATGGTTGTTGAAGTCCCCCGTTGGACCAACGCCAAGTTGGAGATTTCCAAGGAGGAGAAACTGAACCCAATTCTTCAGGACACAAAGAAGGGAAAACTTCGTTTCGTTCGTAACTGTTTCCCTCACCACGGATACATTCACAACTACGGTGCCTTCCCTCAGACATGGGAAGACCCTAACGTCACTCATCCAGAGACCAAGGCCAAGGGTGACAATGATCCATTGGACGTTTGCGAAATTGGTGAAGCCGTAGGTTACACTGGACAGGTCAAGCAAGTCAAGGTCCTCGGTGTTATGGCTTTGTTGGATGAGGGAGAGACTGACTGGAAGGTCATCGTCATCGACATCAACGACCCATTGGCTCCTAAGCTCAATGACATCGAGGATGTTGAAAAGCACATGCCGGGCTTGTTGAGAGCTACCAACGAATGGTTCAGAATTTACAAGATCCCTGATGGAAAACCTGAGAACCAGTTTGCTTTCTCTGGTGAATGcaagaacaagaagtaTGCAGAAGAGGTCATTCAAGAATGCCGTGAAGCCTGGGAGAAGTTGATTTTTGGCAAAACCAGCCCTGGTGAGATTGACTTAACCAACACCACTTTGCAATCCACTCCATCCTTCTCACCTTCAGCAACCTCTGCTGTTCCAACTGCTAGCCCAGCCGCTCCTGCTAAGATTGACCAATCTATTGACAAGTGGTTCTACATTTCTGGTTCTGCTTAA
- a CDS encoding Phosphoribosylanthranilate isomerase that catalyzes the third step in tryptophan biosynthesis — protein MALVKICGLQSLEAAETAVNNGASLVGVIMVPGRERTVKQEVAREISQMVREKRISKGSKYLDSRQLRKEWDDCPLEDWFEYNVKEINSSGPFLVGVFRNQSIDEIQQAIHTHGLDFVQLHGSEDFDSYIRNIPVPVITRYTDNAVDGLTGEDLAINRALVLLDSEQGGEGKTIDWARAQKFGERRGKYLLAGGLTPDNVAHARSHTGCIGVDVSGGVETNASKDMDKITQFIRNAT, from the coding sequence ATGGCCCTCGTAAAGATCTGCGGTTTGCAAAGTTTGGAGGCTGCGGAAACGGCAGTAAACAATGGAGCTTCATTAGTGGGTGTTATTATGGTCCCTGGCCGGGAACGAACGGTGAAACAAGAGGTTGCGAGGGAAATTTCGCAGATGGTGCgggaaaagagaatttCAAAGGGCTCAAAATACTTGGATTCCAGACAACTGAGGAAAGAGTGGGACGACTGTCCTCTGGAAGACTGGTTTGAGTACAACGTGAAAGAAATAAACAGCAGTGGTCCATTTTTAGTTGGAGTTTTTCGTAATCAAAGTATAGATGAAATCCAGCAAGCTATCCACACTCATGGTTTGGATTTCGTCCAACTACATGGGTCTGAGGATTTTGATTCGTATATACGCAATATCCCAGTTCCTGTGATTACCAGATACACAGATAATGCCGTCGATGGTCTTACCGGAGAAGACCTCGCTATAAATAGGGCCCTGGTGCTACTGGACAGCGAGCAAGGAGGTGAAGGAAAAACCATCGATTGGGCTCGTGCACAAAAATTTGGAGAACGTAGAGGAAAATATTTACTAGCCGGAGGTTTGACACCTGATAATGTTGCTCATGCTCGATCTCATACTGGCTGTATTGGTGTTGACGTCTCTGGTGGGGTAGAAACAAATGCCTCAAAAGATATGGACAAGATCACACAATTTATCAGAAACGCTACATAA
- a CDS encoding Subunit of heteropentameric Replication factor C (RF-C) encodes MAAPLKLELPWVEKYRPKLLKDIVGNEDTIERLKAFAIDGNVPHMIISGLPGIGKTTSVHCLAHELLGDMYYDAVLELNASDDRGIEVVRNKIKQFAHKKVSLPPGRHKIVILDEADSMTPGAQQALRRTMEIYSGTTRFVFACNMSNKIIEPLQSRCSILRYSKLYDEQVLSRLLYICKEEGVKYTDDGLEALIFTAEGDMRQAINNLQSTVAGMGLVNGDNVFRIVDSPHPLVVRQMLFKAVKDSDIDAAVDLLNRLWEKGYSAVDIVSTSFKVMKSVTEIPEADRLEVMREIGFTHMRVLEGVSSYLQLAGMLARITGTVV; translated from the coding sequence ATGGCAGCACCGCTTAAACTCGAGCTTCCTTGGGTGGAAAAGTATCgtccaaaacttttgaaagatattgttggTAACGAAGATACAATTGAAAGGCTGAAAGCGTTTGCTATAGACGGTAATGTCCCTCATATGATCATCTCAGGTTTGCCAGGAATAGGGAAGACGACATCAGTTCACTGTTTAGCCCATGAGCTATTGGGTGATATGTATTATGATGCTGTTCTAGAGCTAAACGCTTCTGACGACAGAGGAATAGAAGTGGTGAGAAACAAGATCAAGCAATTTGCACATAAAAAGGTATCGTTACCTCCTGGGAGACATAAGATAGTGATCCTCGACGAAGCTGATTCTATGACACCTGGGGCCCAGCAAGCGTTGAGAAGGACCATGGAAATCTATTCGGGTACCACCAGGTTTGTTTTTGCCTGTAACATGTCCAACAAAATTATTGAGCCTTTGCAATCCAGGTGTTCCATACTTAGATACTCAAAATTATACGACGAACAGGTTCTTTCCAGATTGTTATATATTTGCAAAGAAGAGGGTGTCAAATACACAGACGACGGTTTGGAGGCTTTGATCTTCACCGCAGAAGGAGATATGAGACAGGCTATCAACAACTTGCAGAGTACTGTCGCAGGAATGGGACTGGTCAATGGGGACAATGTATTCCGAATTGTGGACTCCCCGCATCCTCTAGTAGTCCGACAGATGTTGTTTAAGGCTGTTAAGGACTCTGACATTGATGCCGCCGTGGATCTGCTGAATCGGTTGTGGGAGAAGGGATACAGTGCTGTTGATATTGTAAGTACCAGCTTCAAAGTGATGAAGTCTGTTACCGAGATTCCTGAGGCTGATCGTCTGGAAGTTATGAGAGAGATTGGATTCACTCACATGAGAGTACTAGAAGGTGTCTCTAGCTACTTGCAATTGGCGGGCATGTTAGCCAGAATTACTGGCACAGTTGTATAG
- a CDS encoding Component of the GARP (Golgi-associated retrograde protein) complex, with the protein MRQKQRISRRSISRHQQFQDQDNTNKLELLKQVLNVRQEEETELNEQNGYQSDYTLSDFSVQDVYSLQELRFLTTQFSEQCKDFSMRTWKHEMAAQEDYSNILVNTKASLEPLIRYLNNFEVQLKELSLQMEFLQERSNELNQQIEQKNKINRKLAPIVNDLVIPPKVILSVLNDNIDASWTKNIIFIKEKQQLLSKYTEQDELQIKCSPMVVKVLELLKLTVVERSRDFIINQIKLLRKPNCSSQVIQKQLLDCKLIYSFLKENSPELATQLRKAYAYTMRWYYHQNFSKYLYSLERLEYRTVPRDVLLGETVDSQLHVNEYLNLGTRAELINSHSTLMPAQIAETNQLSYYIETGFNNFNGALLDNVSTEYLFLSQFFELYKFDEVNDLFKLIFQPTFTIGINYTKNLIRGTFDIYGVLLCIRLSQLYDYELQHRKIPVMDDYINLQLINLWPHFQIIIDENCESLKKAVPKLAVQLHKTKNTLIPLVLTQQFGQLIAGLLKLTTHKVFETEQTEPLTVGVSRLSNEFEAALTKLSSSFKDSNQKELFFYNNFYLVLTMLSDDGKFAHDIVNHFEKLLQAYKS; encoded by the coding sequence ATGAGACAAAAGCAGAGAATCAGTAGACGGTCGATCAGCCGCCATCAGCAGTTTCAAGATCAGGATAATACTAATAAATTGGAATTGCTCAAGCAAGTGCTCAACGTCAGacaggaagaggaaacCGAATTGAATGAACAGAACGGATACCAGTCAGACTACACGCTTTCTGATTTTTCCGTCCAAGATGTCTATAGTCTCCAAGAGCTTAGATTCTTGACAACTCAGTTTTCTGAGCAATGCAAAGACTTTTCTATGCGTACGTGGAAGCATGAGATGGCTGCCCAGGAAGACTACAGCAATATATTGGTAAATACCAAAGCTTCTTTGGAGCCGCTGATCAGATACCTaaacaattttgaagttcaGCTCAAGGAGCTCTCTTTACAGATGGAATTTCtacaagaaagaagcaaCGAATTAAACCAGCAGATCGAacagaaaaataaaatcaacAGAAAACTGGCTCCAATAGTTAATGACCTTGTGATCCCACCAAAAGTTATTCTTTCCGTCTTGAATGATAATATTGACGCATCATGGACaaaaaatatcatcttcatcaaagaaaagcaaCAACTGCTATCAAAGTATACTGAACAAGATGAGCTGCAAATCAAATGCTCACCAATGGTAGTCAAAGTGCTAGAATTACTGAAACTCACGGTTGTTGAACGATCAAGAGATTTTATAATTAACCAGATCAAGCTGTTGAGAAAACCTAATTGTTCATCTCAAGTGATTCAAAAGCAATTATTAGATTGTAAACTCATTTATTCTTTTCTAAAAGAAAACTCACCGGAGTTGGCCACGCAATTAAGAAAAGCATACGCCTACACAATGAGATGGTACTACCATCAGAACTTTTCTAAATACCTCTATTCTTTAGAGAGGCTTGAATATCGAACTGTTCCGCGAGACGTACTATTAGGGGAAACCGTAGACTCTCAATTACATGTTAATGAGTATTTAAACTTGGGGACCCGGGCTGAACTTATCAATTCTCACTCCACTTTGATGCCTGCTCAAATTGCCGAAACAAACCAGTTGTCTTACTACATAGAAACAGGTTTCAATAACTTCAACGGTGCTCTTTTAGACAATGTTTCAACCGAGTATCTGTTCCTTAGTCAGTTTTTTGAGCTGTacaagtttgatgaagtgAACGATCTATTCAAgttgatttttcaaccaactTTCACAATTGGTATTAATTACACAAAAAACCTTATTCGTGGTACATTTGACATCTATGGAGTATTGCTTTGTATCCGATTGTCTCAGCTGTACGATTATGAATTGCAACATCGCAAGATCCCTGTAATGGATGATTATATCAACTTACAACTAATTAACTTGTGGCCCCATTTTCAAATTATTATAGACGAAAACTGcgagtctttgaaaaaagccGTTCCCAAGTTAGCAGTGCAATTACACAAGACAAAGAACACTCTTATTCCACTTGTGCTTACTCAACAGTTTGGTCAACTCATTGCGGGACTATTAAAATTGACTACTCACAAGGTGTTTGAGACGGAACAGACAGAACCATTAACTGTCGGAGTATCAAGGCTCAGTAATGAATTCGAAGCAGCACTTACTAAACTCAGTTCAAGTTTTAAAGACAGCAACCAAAAGGAACTATTTTTCTACAACAACTTTTATCTAGTATTAACAATGCTCTCAGATGATGGAAAGTTTGCACATGATATTGTAAACcactttgaaaagctttTGCAAGCGTACAAATCATAA
- a CDS encoding EH domain-containing protein translates to MGRKATRGSQLSTEPNPLAAKAAALMYQKSVNHGNSNGSNLASNKPSTPAPPVSQRRVTKKQESTGPHSENHSSADNLAHLKASGKSSSSNTDIISPSASIQEGMNSALVAAMKVATDSPGLMVSQTTHPTINPIRIPAAGSYPPSGNTELHSQKQHSSSTLSKTLLSTPKPSYPASQKLSSSPCSLASSISNMSDTKLPYSSNHLAIPNPKMKSVTSSSDALLEEPAASRMPTENNSPQLLYSPLVFPSTIPNLSGDLSDAGSTRPSRKPPAQINDDWSDTNSIGSSIASLIRSAPPVSSSMPSNDFKDYEIPAQPLIYPQRRKPPPIDIDSNLSDSESDPEEEISEVEDTGIPKYTIGLQHHYPHTEDHDFRHPHHQHYHPKNSKLKKIFGLKMNRASRSEVSLEHTVQLRSTMRKEKPKRTFNEDKPWKHRTKNNVIVPQEAKRYQGVWAANRGLILHRDEKDGKSKSRHIDPLQAAKISFASQDDEDSSQLMPNIVVRELWRRSRLPEFTLSKIWDLVADSNKNYLRKNEFIVGTWLVDQCLYGKKLPRTIDESVWNSLNHGGVNVKVK, encoded by the coding sequence GAGCCGAATCCGCTGGCTGCCAAAGCTGCTGCGCTTATGTACCAAAAGAGTGTGAACCACGGCAATAGTAATGGTAGCAATTTGGCAAGCAACAAGCCGTCTACTCCCGCCCCTCCCGTTTCACAAAGAAGAGTTACGAAAAAACAAGAGTCTACAGGGCCACACAGCGAGAATCATTCCTCAGCTGACAATCTGGCTCATCTGAAAGCTTCAGGGAAATCTTCGAGTTCCAATACAGACATCATATCACCATCTGCATCAATTCAGGAAGGAATGAATAGTGCTCTTGTTGCAGCTATGAAGGTTGCCACCGATAGTCCAGGCTTAATGGTATCTCAAACCACCCACCCAACTATCAACCCAATCAGAATTCCTGCTGCAGGCTCATATCCGCCATCCGGCAATACAGAGTTGCATTCTCAGAAACAACATTCATCAAGTACGTTGTCAAAAACATTGCTATCAACTCCAAAGCCCTCGTACCCTGCATCGCAGAAACTGAGCTCTTCCCCTTGCTCATTAGCTTCCAGTATTTCAAACATGTCCGATACCAAGTTGCCttattcttcaaaccaTTTAGCAATTCCGAATCCTAAAATGAAATCTGTCACAAGTTCAAGCGATGCGCTGTTGGAGGAGCCCGCAGCCTCTAGAATGCCTACAGAGAACAACTCTCCTCAGTTACTATATTCTCCTCTGGTTTTTCCATCCACAATTCCGAATCTTTCAGGGGATCTATCCGATGCCGGTTCTACCAGACCATCTCGCAAGCCTCCAGCTCAAATAAATGACGACTGGTCCGACACCAATTCTATAGGGTCTTCGATAGCTTCGTTGATTCGCTCAGCACCACCAGTTTCATCATCTATGCCATCGAATGACTTTAAAGATTATGAAATACCAGCGCAGCCGTTAATATACCCTCAAAGGCGCAAACCACCACCGATAGATATAGATTCAAACTTAAGTGACAGTGAATCTGATCCGGAGGAGGAGATATCCGAGGTCGAAGATACAGGAATACCGAAGTATACAATTGGCCTTCAGCACCATTATCCTCATACTGAAGATCATGATTTCCGTCATCCACACCACCAGCATTATCATCCGAAGAATAGCAAGCTTAAGAAAATATTTGGACTCAAAATGAATAGGGCTTCTAGAAGCGAAGTTTCACTGGAACATACTGTGCAGCTTAGAAGTACCATGCGTAAAGAAAAACCTAAGCGTACATTCAACGAAGATAAACCTTGGAAACATCGAACAAAAAATAACGTCATAGTACCACAAGAAGCTAAGAGGTACCAAGGAGTATGGGCTGCTAATCGAGGACTAATTTTACACAGAGATGAGAAGGACGGCAAGTCAAAATCTCGTCATATTGATCCATTGCAGGCAGCAAAGATTTCATTTGCGTCGcaagacgatgaagattCAAGTCAGCTTATGCCAAACATCGTCGTTAGAGAATTGTGGAGAAGATCACGATTACCTGAATTCACGCTATCCAAAATCTGGGACTTGGTTGCTGATTCTAATAAGAACTATCTTCGTAAAAATGAGTTTATTGTTGGAACGTGGCTGGTTGACCAATGTCTCTATGGAAAAAAGTTACCTCGTactattgatgaaagtGTCTGGAACAGCCTGAATCACGGAGGAGTAAACGTAAAAGTTAAATAG